Part of the Bacillus sp. THAF10 genome is shown below.
CAAGGAAGCTATTGGGAAGTTGATAGTGTGATTAGGAAAAAAAGGGGTGCTATTCAGGTTATTAGAACAGCGCTCCCTTAAATAGATTAATTGGAAGTAGAATTTACTATAATCTCATTACAACTAAGTTCAACAAACATAGGAGGCATAGTAATAGTAACACTATATTTACTAGTTGAATCGCGATTATTTTCATGAATTGATATGTCATGAATCGTATAGGGTAATTGAGCATATGTCCATTTTTCAGGAGGGATAGCTTTTTCAAATTTAGGGGTATGTTTCAGTTCTAAATTATAACACCCCTTAAAAATATAAATCCCTGGTTCACATTTTAAAATTAATTCATCTGCAAAATACTTCATGTCAAATGCTAAGACCTTCGAGTCCCAATAATGAATAGAGTCTACTAATTTTTGGATTTTCATATAGTCACCTTCAAAAAAATTATAAATTTTAATAACAAGGGAAGCCATTCTATCTTATCATTTTCTATTTTTGATACTTAAGCTTTGCATAAGCATCATGCTGATGAATAGATTCTTCGCTTCTGCATTCAATAGTAAAAGCTTTCACCCAGTCTGTAAGATACAAGTCGGCAGCAATTAAACGAATTAAATCCTCGACAAATCTAGGGTTCTCATAAGCTTGTTCTGTTACTTTCTTTTCGTCAGGTCTTTTCAGAACAGGATGAAGCTTCGCACTTGCATTGGATTCCATGATATCAAGGAGTATTTCTTTAAAGTTTTGAGGAAAATATTCACCGGGTGCTGTTTCAACTTCCACCGTAACGACACCTCTCTGGTTGTGCGCGCTATATTCACTAATTTCCTTGGAACAAGGACAAAGGGTAGTGGTAAGTGCAGTCATTTTTACTTTCTCTGTCCATCCGGCTTTTACATCAAAACGCAATTCCAATTCTACATCTGCCTTCATTAATCCGGAGAGCTGCATTTGCGGGCTTTTTCTTTCAAAGAACCACGGAAAAGCTACTTGGATAGTGGAGCTTTCTTGCTTCATCTTTTCAGCAAGGCGTTTTGTGAGATCTTTTAAAGAAGAGAACTCCATTTGCAGTCCTTCTTGATAACACTCATGAAGTATTTCAGGTAATCTGCTCATATTTATGCCCTTATGCTCCCGGTATAAGCCGGTGGTAAGGGTAAAGTTTCCAACTGAATGCTGTTCAAACGGGGCTATGCTGGAAGTAATCTTAACCGGGTATGTTAAATTTTTTACGCCAACTTGATCAATTTTAAAGAAGTAATCTTGCTCTGTATTTTGTAAATCCTTCATATCTTCTTTATTGGTAGGCTTGTCTCCTATAAGAGGCTCAACAGAACCAAAGTAGCGATGTCTTTCTTTTTTAGAGGGGATGTTTAGTTTATTCATAAATAGCTAAAACTCCTTTTGTTAAAACGTAATAATTCTTATTTATTATGTTCTTATTGCGAGGTGAAATCAAGATACAAGTGTTTTCTTGCATGAGAATTAGAATAAAAACACTCGTTTGTTGGAGAAGGTTAAAGAGGAAATAAAAATAGAAAAAAACTCTCCCACATTATCACCATTTAATTTATCTTTTTTAGTATGTTGACTAACACGTCTCTATTTCCCTCTACTATAAAACTTTTCAGGAGCAGATAAGGAGTGGTTGCATTCTTCATCCAGATAAATGCGACTTTGAAAGGCTCGTTCCTGTCCATTGTATTTACCGGAATAAGCAGGACCTGCTTGATCGAGATTGGCGAATACAAGCTGACAAATTCGTCTGCCAGCATGAAGTTCAATCGGAACGGAATTTGCATTGTAAAGTTCAAGTGTAATGCGTCCTTCAAATCCTGGATCTACCCATCCTGCATTCTGAATAAAGAGCCCTAACCTTCCAATAGAGCTTCTTCCTTCCACGAAAGCGGTTATGTCGTTAGGTAGCTTGACCCATTCTATGGTTGTGCCTAGAACAAAACCATGTGGGGGAATAAGGATCTTTTCCTCCATAAACTCTTTGTATTGTGCAGCCTTTTCTAATGAAAGGTAGGGAACGGATGTTTCATCAATAGCTAAGAAGTGGTTGCCAAGACGTAAATCAACAGAAGCTGGCTGATATTGACTTTGAGTAATTGGTTGGATTTTTAGTTCGTTTTCAGCTATTTTTTTTTGAATGGATGCAAGCGATAGAATCATAATTAAGACCTCCAAAAGAATGATGAGAAAAGTAAAAAAAGTCCCTTTCTTGCAAAACGTAATTATTACGATTTATAATGATGAATATAATCTAACAGTTTATTTCCATTATCACAAGGTATTAAGAGAAATAATTATGAGGAAGTACAACTTTAGAGGTATGCCCTGTGTTTTTACAGATAGGGACATTACCCACTTATCCTGGATTAGGACGTGTTAACGTAGACAATGGTTTATGGACAGGTCTGCCTGAAAAGAAAGAGCAACGTTGCTAATTTTTTTTTGCAGTCATAAAGCGATGTGAGTGATTGAAAAGAAAGGGGATGAATGTGATATTTTCTTATTAAAGCAATGATAACTTAGGTAAAACTTTTCACAACATAAAAATTATATTATCATT
Proteins encoded:
- the folE2 gene encoding GTP cyclohydrolase FolE2 gives rise to the protein MNKLNIPSKKERHRYFGSVEPLIGDKPTNKEDMKDLQNTEQDYFFKIDQVGVKNLTYPVKITSSIAPFEQHSVGNFTLTTGLYREHKGINMSRLPEILHECYQEGLQMEFSSLKDLTKRLAEKMKQESSTIQVAFPWFFERKSPQMQLSGLMKADVELELRFDVKAGWTEKVKMTALTTTLCPCSKEISEYSAHNQRGVVTVEVETAPGEYFPQNFKEILLDIMESNASAKLHPVLKRPDEKKVTEQAYENPRFVEDLIRLIAADLYLTDWVKAFTIECRSEESIHQHDAYAKLKYQK
- the dcd gene encoding dCTP deaminase; its protein translation is MILSLASIQKKIAENELKIQPITQSQYQPASVDLRLGNHFLAIDETSVPYLSLEKAAQYKEFMEEKILIPPHGFVLGTTIEWVKLPNDITAFVEGRSSIGRLGLFIQNAGWVDPGFEGRITLELYNANSVPIELHAGRRICQLVFANLDQAGPAYSGKYNGQERAFQSRIYLDEECNHSLSAPEKFYSRGK